The DNA sequence GACAAGAAATACGGAGAGTATGCAAAGGAAAAAGGTTTGATATAATATATTATGTTAGTCCCCGTAGCTCAGAAGGACAGAGCGCGAGATTCCTAATCTCGAGGTCGGAGGTTCGAATCCTCCCGGGGACGCATTTGCCATGATGGAAATAAGTGTAGTCCAAGGAAGTCTTCTTGAGGTTCAGGCGGATGCCATAGTAAACCCTGCCAACTCTCTTGGTCTTATGGGTGGCGGTGTGGCTGGAGTGATAAAGAGGTTTGGTGGTGAGGAGATAGAGAAGGAGGCAGTTTCAAAAGCTCCTATACCTGTGGGTTCTGCGGTCTTGACCTCTGCAGGAAAACTGCCTTTTAAGGGCGTAATACACGCGCCTACCATGGAAGAGCCTGCTATGGAAACCACAGAGGAAAAGGTAAGAAAAGCGGTAAGGGCGGTTTTGGAGCTTGCGGATAGGATGGGTTTTAAAAGCATTGCCATGCCTGGTATGGGAACGGGTGTGGGAAGACTTCCAAAGGATGTATCCGCAAGAGCCATGATTGAGGAGATAAGGAATTTTCAACCAAAGAACCTCAAAAGGGTCATACTTGTAGACCTTGATAGGCAAATGGTAGAAGAGTGGAAAAGGCTTCTGTGAATGCGTCTTATTCTTTCTGGTGGGTGGTTGGGGGAAGAAGGTCTTTTTAAAGCTAAGGTAAGGGATTTAAAGGTCTATAATTCTCTCAAGGATTTCAAA is a window from the Aquificaceae bacterium genome containing:
- a CDS encoding ADP-ribose-binding protein; translated protein: MMEISVVQGSLLEVQADAIVNPANSLGLMGGGVAGVIKRFGGEEIEKEAVSKAPIPVGSAVLTSAGKLPFKGVIHAPTMEEPAMETTEEKVRKAVRAVLELADRMGFKSIAMPGMGTGVGRLPKDVSARAMIEEIRNFQPKNLKRVILVDLDRQMVEEWKRLL